The following nucleotide sequence is from Pirellulales bacterium.
GCGTCGTCGCGAGCAATTTCCCGGTGCTCCTCGCGTGGATAATGGAAAAAATAGTCCCACGTGAAATAAATCGCCAGCAGCGAACCATTGACGAACAGCCATTCGCGCCACAGCGACAACGTCCACAAAAACGGCACTCCTTGCAAATATCCCAAGAACAGCGGAGGATCGCCGATGGGCAACAAGCATCCGCCACAATTGCAGACGACGAAAATGAAAAATACGACGGTGTGGGCCACCCGTTTGCGCTCGCGGTTGGTTTCCAGCAGCGGGCGGATCAGCAGCATTGCTGCGCCCGTCGTGCCGATGAAACTCGCCAGCAGCCCGCCGACAGCGATAAACGTCGCATTCGTCCGCGAGTGGGCCGGCAAGTCGCCTTCGATGCGAATGCCACCGCAGATCGTGTACAGGCTGAATAGCAAAGTCATGAACGGCACATATTCATTCAATAGCGCATTGGCGAGCAATTTGCCCACGGTGTTGAAATGAATCGTCTCACCGGGTTTAATTTCCGCGAGATGAGGTGCGGGGAAATGCCCCACGATCGGCTGGTGGTGAAGAAACAAGTAATACAGGGCGACGATCGCTGCCAACAGCGCCGCCACGTAAAATCGATTCAAATTGCTTTCCCACCAATGGCTCGTCTGGTGCATCAAGGGGAATACCGCGATCGCCCCCAGGAGCAGCACGAAGGGAATGACCGTGTAAGCGGGCGGCGGTTCAGGCGAGACATGCCCGGCGGTTTCGGCGTTCGGGGCGACAATTTGTTGCGTTGCAGCCTGCGGCCAGCCTGCCCCCAGCGCCATGAAGTAGGCCAGCAAGACCGCGCCGATGCACAACAGCGGACCGCGCGACGAATGTTTGTGGGAGAATTCGGAGTGCGTCATGCTGGCGTGTGTTCGTGACCCAATGCGTTGAGTATGTTAGACTGCCGCCCTGGCAATCTGGGATCGAAGATTCGATGCAGGAAACTTGGCTTCACACAAACCGCCGCATTTTGCTGTTGGGCATGATACTGCCCGCAGCGCTGGTTGGAATAGGGCTTGTCGTGTCGATTGTCAAACCGCTCGACGCGGCTGCGGGGTTGCAGATCGTCGGTTGGGTATTGCTTGGCATCGGCTTGTTTCTGTTTGTCATTTTCGGATGGCAATTTCGGCTGCCGCGATTGGCTTACGCCGACGGCGCACTGCTGATCTACTTGCGAATGGGGCCGCCGTTTCAGGTGCCGATCGAAATTGTCGAAGCGTTTCTCCTCGGAACCGGTGGAGGACAAATTCCCGGCACGGCTGGTCGTGACGTGCCGATGCGAAATTTGGTGATTCGGCTGGCAGACAGCGCCGTCGATTTTCATCGGCGTCAGGTCAAGCCCGCGCTCGGCCGCTGGGAGGACGGATATATCACCATCTACGGCACCTGGTGCGAACCGCTGGGGTTGGAACTCGCGAATCGCTTGAACTCGCGATTGACCGAAGTGAAAGCCACCCTCCACAGCTCGGCGCAGGAAAGCACGTGAATCGATTCGATCGTGTCGACGTCGTTTCCGCGCAGCGAATGAGCTTGGCCTCCTCCGATTGAACCATCCCGAGTCCCTCCCGAATTCCCCGCGGCAGCATTGAGTTGACATGACCAAGCTCCTCGTTAGCGTGCGCGACTCGACGGAAGCACGGATCGCACTGGAGGCCGGCGTCGATCTGATCGACATCAAAGAGCCGGGCCGCGGATCGCTGGGCAAGGCCGACGGTGAAATCATTGACGACATCATAAACACCATCCAATTACGCTGTCCGCTGAGCGTCGCGCTGGGTGAACTCCTCGACTACGACGATGAAAAACTCGCCCGCCTCTCGCTGTCCCCTGCAATCGGATTCGCCAAAATCGGTTTGGCGCATTGCCGCCGCCAGGCCGCTTGGCAGCAGCGCTGGGCAGCGGCGTGGGAGCATCTGCCGCCAACGGTCGGTCGCGTGGCCGTCATCTATGCGGACTGGCAAGCGGCCGGCGCGCCCCCGCCGCCAGACGTGCTGCATCATGCCGTCCGGCTCAAGTGCCGTGCCATCTTGATCGACACCTACGATAAATCGCTGCCTGGGCTTTACGAGCTGTGGACGGCGGCTGAAATTGGGGAAATCACCGCCGCCGCGCGGCAGCACGGCATGCTTTCGGTGCTGGCAGGACGCATTACCGCCGATCGTGCGGCAGAGCTGTTGCATCATCATCCCGATTACCTTGCTGTTCGTGGCGCGGTCTGTCATCCCGACCGCCGTGGAAAGATCGAAGGGGCGAAAATCGGTTCGTTCCGCAAAATACTAGTTGCGAGCTTGGAATTAGTTGACGGCGCGCTTCGAGAAAAATTTCCTTGACAAGGACGGAATAAAATCAAATACTGCCTACTTCACCGTGCGGGCGATGGAACATGCCTTGCGTGCCGACGGCCGTCACAGGAGGTGCGAGCGCGAAGCGCGGCCGCGGATTCACGTGGTTGAGGGATTCAACGCTGCGCCATAGCGCAGAAGGAGTCACGGCGTGCCAATCTCCGTTCTCGATGCGATTAAGTTGGGGGTCTGGGATTACGAGCCGCCGCGAGTTGAAGCGGCCCATTATGATTCGACTCGGGCTTTGCCCGGAACCGATGAAAAGCTCGAAGTGCTGGCCGAGCGGTTGCGCAGCGGCTTGCCGCTGTGGCACCCCAGCGACTCGCGCAACTACGCCGACCTGACCGGCGACCGCGAATGACTTCGGTCGTCGACCATTTTTGGCAGGATTCCTGGCGTCTTTTTGCAAGCATCGCAAGATCTGCGTCCCGCGCCGTTCATTGCGCTTAGCGCTGCGACGGCAATCTGCTATGTTGGATCGAGTGAATTTGCCGTTTTGCCCTTGCCAAACAGGGATGGATCCATGCCGAGCTTGAAACTTGACTTTCCGCATCACCTCGGCCAGCAAGAAGCCGTCGACCGGCTGAAAAACCTGCTGTCGAAGGTGAAAAACAAATACCAAGACCAGGTTTCCGATCTGCAAGAATCGTGGACCGACAACATGCTGAACTTCGGCTTCAACACCTATGGCTTTAAGATCAGCGGCAACGTCGTGGTCGAACAGAACGAGGTGAAGCTCGACGGCCAAATTCCCATTGCCGCAATGATGTTCAAAGGCAAAATCGAAAGCGCCTTGCGCGACCAGTTGGCCAAGGAACTGACCTGAATTGTGCTGTCGCGGCGGCTGTTTCCGATCGCTGAGCGGGGCGGCCACTGCATTTTCAAGGCGGCTTCTTACGCGCCATCCGCAAAGTTTAACGCGCCATTCCGCTTGGTCGTCAAACTTTCGCTCAAGTCGCATGTACGACGGCCAAGGCGGCCGATGTGAACAAGACTGGAACCCGCCATTTCCGTCTTGGTTGATCCCGCCATGAATTCTCCGCCCGTCGTGTTTGCTCCGCCGGAATCGGCGCGTTTTCTGATCGAGCTGGAAGCGCGTCAAGATGAAGTGCTCCGCCAACTCGACGACCTCAATGGCCGCATCGAGCAAGCCATCACGCTGGGCCAACTCGGCGTCCGCCGTGCAGACGACTTGCTGCAGCCGAGCGTCCAGTCGCCGCGGGCGGCGTGAGCAAGTGCAAGACGCAAAGTGCGGAAGGCAAAATTCCGACTGGGCAACGTTGATGCTGCAAGTCGCGTTTTTCGTGTTGCATGTTGACATCGACCTACTCTCGCCGGTCCAAGTGTCCCGACTTGTTGATCGCCTTGAGCAGCCGCAGCCCCAGCACGGCCGACACGATGCAGCCCAGCGCGCCCAGCAGCGAGACGCCCCACAGCACGGGCTTCACATCGCGGCTCAGCAGCAACGCCGAGCCTAGAAACAGCGCGCTGGTAAGCATTCCCAGCACCAGCCGATTGACCGACGGCTCCAGTCCGCGATGATCCAGGTGGACGTCGAATTTTCCCGCTTGCAGCAGATCGACGATATCGACCACTTTCCGCGGCAGCACTTCGGCCAAGTGCTCCAGCTCGCCATAGATCCGCCGAAACTTTCGCAACCGACGCCGCGGCGACATTCGTCGCCAGAACATTTCCTTTTGATGCGGCGCAAGGACGTCCATCAGGCTGAACTTCGGACACGACAGCCGGGCCGTGCCTTCGAGCATCACCAGCATCTTGAGCAGCATCGCCAGCCGCGCGGGGAGCATGATGCGATAGCGCCGAATGATTTCGGTCATTTCATTGAGCGCCGCGCTGAGGTTGATGGTTTCGATCGACTGGCAAGCATACTGCCCGACGAAATCCGCCAGATCGTTTCCCAAGGCGGCCCGATCCAAATTGCGCGGCGCATCGCCGAGTTGGACGATGACCTGCGACAACCGGGCGGCATCGCGCTGTCCCAGCGCCAGCAGCATGTCTTCGACATCTTCGCGCAGCGAATCGTCGATCCGGCCGACCATGCCGAAATCCAACAGGCCGATCACGTTGCCTGGCAGCAGCACGAAGTTGCCCGGATGCGGATCGGCGTGATAAAAGCCGTGCTTAAAGATCATCTTCAAATACAAGTCGGCTCCGCGGCGCGCCACTTCTTCCAGGTCGAATCCGGCAGCCCGCACGCGCTCGGTTTGCGCCAGTTTGATGCCGTCGAGATATTCCATCATCAGCACGCGCGATGTCGAGCGCTGGGGATAGGCGCGGGGAATTCGCACCGTCGCATCGCCGACGAACATCTGGGCGAACTGCTCCAAGTTTCGCTCTTCGCGGCAAAAGTCGAGTTCGCGCCGCAGCGCGCGTTGAAATTCGGCCATCGTCGCCCGCGGCCGATAGTTGGCCAACTCCGGCACGCGCTCGGCCCAATTCGCCAGACCGGTGAGAATGTCCAAATCGCGGCGGATCGTGTCTTCGATTCCCGCGTGCCGCACCTTGACGGCGACCCATTGGCCGTTGGCCAACCGCGCCCGATGCACCTGCCCGATCGATGCGCTGGCGAGCGGCGTCTCCTCGAAGTCGGCAAACATGTCTTCCAGCGGCTGGCCCAGTTCGGTTTCAACAATCGTGCGAATCGTCGGAAACGAATCGGCCGGCGCGGCATCCTGCAGCTTCGATAGTTCGTCGGCCAGCGCCACGCCGATCACATCGGGCCGCGTGCTGAGGATTTGCCCCAGCTTGATAAAGGTCGGCCCCAGTTCGGTCAGCGCCAATCGAATCCTCATCTCGCGGCTGTGCCGGGCGAGCGCCGCGCCGTCGCGATCCTTGAGAATTCCTTTGGCAAACCGCGGCCCCAGGCGGTCGATCCAATCGGCCAATCCATACTTGCTGAGCACGGTCAGGATTTCTCCCCACCGGTTCATGTGCCGATACAGTTGCGGAATGGTGCTAAGTCGCATGACCTTGAATCCGACTAAGGAATCATACATTGATTCTAGTAACCCGGCGGCACGATTGTCACGGCAACGAGTGGGCCGCAAATGAACGTACAATGGTGAAAAACAGGGATCAAACTCTTGACGTATTCTTTGTCGCCGAGCGACGCGACTTCGCACTCGCGAAGATCGACTTTCTTGTTGCTGTCGGTCATCAGGGGCGCATCCGGTTAAATCAATCGATTGCCCAGTCCGTCGTTGGGCGCAGGCTGCAATAGGGTTTCGGCAAGGCGGAGGGCCATTTCCAGGGCATCGGGGGCGTCGTCGTGCTGGGCGAGGGGGAATTCTCGC
It contains:
- a CDS encoding AarF/ABC1/UbiB kinase family protein, whose amino-acid sequence is MRLSTIPQLYRHMNRWGEILTVLSKYGLADWIDRLGPRFAKGILKDRDGAALARHSREMRIRLALTELGPTFIKLGQILSTRPDVIGVALADELSKLQDAAPADSFPTIRTIVETELGQPLEDMFADFEETPLASASIGQVHRARLANGQWVAVKVRHAGIEDTIRRDLDILTGLANWAERVPELANYRPRATMAEFQRALRRELDFCREERNLEQFAQMFVGDATVRIPRAYPQRSTSRVLMMEYLDGIKLAQTERVRAAGFDLEEVARRGADLYLKMIFKHGFYHADPHPGNFVLLPGNVIGLLDFGMVGRIDDSLREDVEDMLLALGQRDAARLSQVIVQLGDAPRNLDRAALGNDLADFVGQYACQSIETINLSAALNEMTEIIRRYRIMLPARLAMLLKMLVMLEGTARLSCPKFSLMDVLAPHQKEMFWRRMSPRRRLRKFRRIYGELEHLAEVLPRKVVDIVDLLQAGKFDVHLDHRGLEPSVNRLVLGMLTSALFLGSALLLSRDVKPVLWGVSLLGALGCIVSAVLGLRLLKAINKSGHLDRRE
- a CDS encoding sodium:proton antiporter, translating into MTHSEFSHKHSSRGPLLCIGAVLLAYFMALGAGWPQAATQQIVAPNAETAGHVSPEPPPAYTVIPFVLLLGAIAVFPLMHQTSHWWESNLNRFYVAALLAAIVALYYLFLHHQPIVGHFPAPHLAEIKPGETIHFNTVGKLLANALLNEYVPFMTLLFSLYTICGGIRIEGDLPAHSRTNATFIAVGGLLASFIGTTGAAMLLIRPLLETNRERKRVAHTVVFFIFVVCNCGGCLLPIGDPPLFLGYLQGVPFLWTLSLWREWLFVNGSLLAIYFTWDYFFHYPREEHREIARDDARVHRLRFGGLKLNGLLLVGVILAVALLDPSKAFPGTNWHPRLYLREVVQLSLVGLSLLLGQPSTRRENRFTYAAIIEVAALFFGIFICMQPALQILNARGASFGLDTPAEFFWASGTLSSFLDNAPTYLVYFETANALTHKPGPGVLNLLSGHFIAENLLAAISLGAVFMGSMTYIGNGPNFMVKAIAESSGVKMPSFFGYMVYSVAILLPLLVLMNLLFF
- a CDS encoding polyhydroxyalkanoic acid system family protein; the encoded protein is MPSLKLDFPHHLGQQEAVDRLKNLLSKVKNKYQDQVSDLQESWTDNMLNFGFNTYGFKISGNVVVEQNEVKLDGQIPIAAMMFKGKIESALRDQLAKELT